A single region of the Triticum dicoccoides isolate Atlit2015 ecotype Zavitan chromosome 2B, WEW_v2.0, whole genome shotgun sequence genome encodes:
- the LOC119365635 gene encoding PH, RCC1 and FYVE domains-containing protein 1-like, producing MAGSFDGRMPTRGVEQAIVALKKGAHLLKCGKRGKPKFCPFRLSSDEKTLVWYSKDREKHLSLNSVSTVILGQKTTNFYRQRWPEKEHQSLSLVYRNGECSLDLICRDRDQAECWHLGLTALISGPSSPFSSVGSKSSRQMTSCTSTPRSYIQRKSKLSAVHDTPRHKQVYPSYGSPRMTQKDLFGGYLDCSEALFYQRQRTFSDVDSYLERLSPKVANPVRHSLKDILVANNKHKTQTISRTPKVKAFEGPRAACRLDSLKDVFLWGDVVGSALDSEDTSKALPRLVGSTKMLDVQSIACGENHAAIITKQGEVFSWGKESSGRLGHKVNGSAPCPKMVEPLASVHVKAVAFGSKHTCAVTVSGELFEWGEGAHSLGLLNNWHGRNQWLPHKLFGPMDNISVSKIACGEWHTAIITSSGQLFTYGDGTFGILGHGDTQGIARPKEVESLKGLRVKSVACGPWHTAAIVEGMSSVKCNAPIGNLFTWGDADKGKLGHADKKMKLVPTCVDSLISHDFVQVSCGMALTVVLTSNGMVFTIGSSKHGQLGNPQADGESVCTVGGILKNEFVTEISSGSSHVAALTMNGKVFTWGKGADGQLGLGDYANRSSPTLVEALEGRQVQSIACGSNFGAAICLHKGISVKDQPICGGCQMVFNFTRKKHNCYNCGSMFCNSCSSNKIINAALAPDRNRRYRVCDVCFCQLEKILYSGEVKPQPKISRGEMFKAEIMAYTPKLSRLFKEANLIVEKMASVQGPNQRNVDSAVPIQVKTERWGQVECPARFISAQDNFRHQLVPSNQMSGVSFSQRMHDAVGLKAGNPLRQSTDSQRDELSMMERILTEEVKQLRSQVTALAEQCQQKNHVVQVYKQRLDETWLIVRDEAAKCKAAKDIIKVLTNQCNALSAKLSVGQQPENLKMTPNSIPEQAPSPGATVPADGSFSHRNIARTFDRDGYTTEADSMDTPVEGVIEQIERGVYVTLAVSPDGRKDIRRIRFSRKHFGEKAAQCWWEENKSRVYANYSVEQAATPHLNRA from the exons ATGGCCGGGAGCTTCGATGGGAGGATGCCGACAAGAGGTGTTGAGCAG GCCATTGTTGCTCTGAAGAAGGGCGCGCATCTGCTCAAATGTGGCAAGAGAGGAAAGCCCAAGTTCTGCCCCTTCAGGCTCTCTTCT gaTGAGAAGACGCTGGTGTGGTACTCGAAAGACAGGGAAAAACACCTGAGCTTAAACTCTGTGTCAACTGTAATTCTTGGCCAGAAAACT ACAAACTTTTATCGTCAGCGTTGGCCTGAGAAAGAACATCAATCCTTGTCACTCGTATACAGAAATGGCGAGTGCTCACTCGACTTG ATCTGCAGAGACAGAGATCAAGCTGAGTGCTGGCATCTTGGCCTGACAGCCTTAATATCAGGTCCTTCTAGTCCATTTTCATCAGTTGGGTCAAAGAGCAGCAGGCAGATGACCAGTTGCACAAGTACTCCCCGCAGCTATATTCAGCGAAAGAGCAAGCTATCAGCTGTGCACGACACACCAAGGCACAAACAG gtatatccATCTTATGGGAGTCCTAGGATGACACAGAAAGATTTATTTGGTGGTTACCTTGATTGTTCGGAAGCATTATTTTACCAAAGACAGCGAACATTTTCAGACGTAGACTCTTACCTGGAGAGGCTTAGTCCCAAGGTGGCAAATCCAGTTAGACATAGTTTGAAGGACATTTTGGTTGCTAACAACAAACACAAGACACAGACCATTAGTCGAACACCTAAAGTGAAAGCATTTGAAGGGCCCCGTGCAGCATGCAGACTGGATTCTTTGAAGGATGTTTTTCTCTGGGGCGATGTTGTTGGCAGCGCTTTAGACAGCGAAGATACTTCAAAGGCACTTCCGAGGTTAGTGGGATCAACCAAAATGCTCGATGTACAGAGCATTGCTTGTGGGGAGAATCATGCAGCCATAATCACCAAGCAAGGGGAGGTCTTCTCCTGGGGCAAGGAGAGTAGCGGGAGACTGGGACACAAAGTAAATGGCAGTGCCCCGTGTCCTAAAATGGTCGAGCCTCTTGCCTCTGTACATGTGAAGGCTGTGGCATTTGGTTCAAAGCACACCTGTGCAGTCACGGTTTCTGGCGAACTCTTTGAATGGGGTGAAGGAGCTCATAGCTTGGGCTTGTTGAATAACTGGCATGGAAGGAACCAATGGTTGCCCCACAAATTGTTTGGTCCCATGGACAACATTTCCGTCTCGAAAATTGCTTGTGGCGAGTGGCACACAGCTATTATAACATCTTCTGGTCAGCTATTCACATATGGGGATGGAACATTTGGTATTCTTGGGCATGGGGATACACAAGGAATTGCTAGGCCAAAAGAAGTAGAGTCCTTGAAAGGGTTACGGGTGAAATCTGTGGCATGTGGGCCATGGCACACGGCTGCCATTGTTGAAGGAATGAGCAGTGTCAAGTGCAACGCTCCAATTGGCAACCTGTTCACATGGGGAGATGCAGATAAAGGGAAGCTGGGTCATGCTGACAAGAAGATGAAGCTTGTACCAACATGTGTCGATTCACTCATCAGTCATGATTTTGTCCAGGTATCCTGCGGGATGGCTCTGACTGTTGTGCTTACTTCTAATGGGATGGTATTTACCATTGGAAGTTCAAAACATGGTCAGTTAGGTAACCCACAGGCAGATGGGGAATCTGTTTGCACTGTTGGAGGAATACTTAAGAATGAGTTTGTTACAGAGATATCATCTGGTTCTTCCCACGTAGCCGCGCTGACTATGAACGGAAAGGTTTTCACCTGGGGTAAAGGTGCGGACGGACAACTTGGTTTAGGTGACTATGCCAATAGGAGCTCTCCTACTTTAGTAGAGGCattagaaggcagacaagttcagaGTATAGCTTGTGGCTCCAATTTTGGTGCTGCAATCTGTTTGCATAAGGGTATCTCAGTGAAGGACCAACCCATATGCGGCGGATGTCAGATGGTTTTTAATTTTACTAGAAAGAAACACAACTGTTACAACTGTGGTTCCATGTTCTGCAACTCCTGCAGTAGCAACAAGATCATAAACGCAGCACTTGCGCCAGATAGGAACAGAAGGTATCGTGTCTGTGATGTGTGCTTCTGTCAACTAGAGAAAATCTTGTACTCTGGCGAAGTCAAGCCACAACCAAAGATCAGCAGAGGAGAAATGTTTAAAGCAGAAATAATGGCATACACACCTAAGTTGTCACGGTTATTCAAGGAAGCAAACCTCATTGTTGAAAAGATGGCTTCAGTACAAGGTCCCAACCAAAGAAATGTGGACTCTGCCGTTCCAATCCAAGTGAAAACTGAAAGATGGGGGCAAGTTGAGTGTCCCGCCAGATTTATATCTGCACAAGACAATTTCAGACATCAGCTGGTACCAAGTAATCAGATGTCTGGTGTCTCTTTTTCCCAAAGAATGCATGATGCTGTAGGGCTGAAGGCTGGAAACCCTTTGCGACAGTCTACTGACAGCCAGAGAGATGAACTGAGTATGATGGAAAGAATACTCACGGAGGAAGTAAAGCAGCTGCGCTCACAG GTCACGGCTCTTGCAGAGCAATGCCAGCAGAAAAATCATGTAGTCCAAGTTTACAAGCAAAGACTTGATGAAACATGGCTCATTGTTAGGGATGAGGCTGCAAAGTGTAAAGCTGCCAAAGATATCATAAAGGTTCTGACTAATCAG TGTAATGCCTTGTCAGCGAAACTTTCAGTTGGCCAGCAACCAGAGAACTTAAAGATGACACCTAATAGCATCCCAGAACAAGCACCGTCACCAGGTGCCACGGTACCAGCAGATGGATCATTCAGTCACCGGAATATCGCCAGAACATTCGACCGTGATGGCTACACCACGGAAGCAGACTCCATGGACACTCCTGTCGAGGgtgtgatagagcagattgagcgaGGGGTATATGTCACACTTGCCGTATCCCCGGATGGAAGGAAAGACATAAGGCGGATAAGATTCAG TCGGAAGCATTTTGGCGAGAAGGCGGCTCAGTGCTGGTGGGAAGAGAACAAGAGCAGGGTATATGCAAATTACAGCGTTGAGCAAGCGGCGACACCACACCTGAACCGAGCTTAA